In Epinephelus lanceolatus isolate andai-2023 chromosome 16, ASM4190304v1, whole genome shotgun sequence, one DNA window encodes the following:
- the mtdha gene encoding metadherin a isoform X1, with translation MAGDLQGFALEKAELLSIRLKELLSLGQGYVRAQFGVDLGLKPDVYPTWVVLSTAAAGLLLLLCLSWAAVCGGAFVGKKRGSPVAQGNGEPGKASFAKAAKPEEQKKRNKKKATEKNTQSNGQPVAVAQEEVKVTEVVSKLAQQIKTEKVHEGQAPLQMKKNKKKTKTDVKPVQHVFTNDGKEPDDGAWETKVSNREKRQQRRKDKGPEDSGGPGGVETPKSNVEAPVATAPVNMKKNRGNQESLHSRTTGKGETATGAVSSRWREEPSVNGGGWTHVNLPVKIPRQMGSMEGTKWSAISTATHYRPPSKPQSWGQETQAAWSGIDGRIKTDLNPVTFSMLGLNTTDPISNTMELQWARRPDVDVDNEWSGFNGMAPADPSSDWSAPEVPWENYEEPPVVVTPAPPVKEQPVPNKVLEDEKDTDDPSDGAAKSKKKRKKKKKTKEEAAAEAQMVSTVPLVNTTPKPQEPPVPPTKKQNPSISTSQKKSEQTAEPPKHSQKKKAQRET, from the exons atggCTGGGGACCTGCAGGGTTTTGCGCTGGAAAAAGCCGAGCTGCTCTCCATCCGTTTGAAGGAGCTCCTGTCTTTGGGACAAGGATATGTTCGGGCTCAGTTCGGGGTGGATTTGGGTCTGAAACCTGATGTGTACCCGACGTGGGTCGTCCTGTCCACGGCCGCGGCGGGTCTGCTGTtgctcctgtgtctgtcctggGCCGCTGTCTGTGGCGGTGCGTTTGTCGGGAAAAAGCGAGGCTCCCCGGTCGCTCAAGGCAACGGTGAGCCTGGCAAGGCCAGTTTTGCCAAAGCTGCCAAACCAGAAGAACAGAAAAAGAGGAACAAAAAGAAAGCGACTGAAAAG AACACTCAATCCAATGGACAACCCGTGGCCGTTGCTCAGGAGGAAGTCAAAGTGACGGAAGTAGTTTCCAAACTTGCCCAGCAGATTAAAACCGAGAAG GTGCATGAGGGACAGGCCCCATTGCAGatgaaaaagaacaagaaaaaaacCAAGACAGATGTGAAACCAGTCCAACATGTGTTTACAAATGATGGGAAGGAACCTGATGATG GTGCATGGGAGACCAAAGTCAGTAACCGAGAGAAGAGACAGCAACGCAGGAAGGACAAGGGCCCCGAGGACTCTGGTGGCCCTGGAGGGGTGGAGACTCCCAAGAGCAACGTGGAGGCACCTGTGGCCACAGCACCTGTCAACATGAAGAAGAACAGAGGAAATCAGG AGTCCCTGCATTCAAGAACTACTGGAAAGGGGGAGACAGCCACTGGAGCTG TGTCCTCCAGGTGGAGAGAGGAGCCATCCGTTAATGGTGGAGGTTGGACCCATGTCAACTTGCCTGTGAAGATCCCACGTCAGATGGGTTCCATGGAGGGGACCAAGTGGAGTGCCATCTCCACGGCTACACATTACAGGCCCCCCTCTAAGCCTCAGTCTTGGGGACAGGAAACACAAG CAGCATGGAGTGGCATTGATGGCCGGATAAAGACTGACCTCAACCCAGTGACCTTCTCCATGCTGGGACTGAACACCACAG ACCCAATATCAAATACAATGGAGCTTCAGTGGGCGAGGCGGCctgatgttgatgttgataACGAATGGTCCGGATTCA ATGGGATGGCACCAGCAGACCCTAGCTCTGACTGGAGTGCTCCTGAAGTGCCATGGGAAAACTACGAAGAGCCCCCTGTGGTGGTGACACCAGCACCTCCAGTGAAGGAACAGCCTGTCCCCAACAAG GTATTAGAGGATGAGAAGGACACTGACGACCCCTCCGATGGAGCAGCCAAAtccaaaaagaagaggaaaaagaagaagaaaacaaaagaggagGCTGCAGCTGAGGCTCAG ATGGTGAGCACAGTGCCACTGGTCAATACAACACCTAAACCCCAAGAGCCTCCTGTGCCGCCCACCAAAAAGCAGAATCCCAGCATATCAACCTCTCAGA AGAAGTCTGAGCAGACTGCGGAGCCTCCGAAGCACTCCCAGAAGAAAAAGGCCCAAAGGGAAACATGA
- the mtdha gene encoding metadherin a isoform X2 — protein MAGDLQGFALEKAELLSIRLKELLSLGQGYVRAQFGVDLGLKPDVYPTWVVLSTAAAGLLLLLCLSWAAVCGGAFVGKKRGSPVAQGNGEPGKASFAKAAKPEEQKKRNKKKATEKNTQSNGQPVAVAQEEVKVTEVVSKLAQQIKTEKVHEGQAPLQMKKNKKKTKTDVKPVQHVFTNDGKEPDDGAWETKVSNREKRQQRRKDKGPEDSGGPGGVETPKSNVEAPVATAPVNMKKNRGNQESLHSRTTGKGETATGAVSSRWREEPSVNGGGWTHVNLPVKIPRQMGSMEGTKWSAISTATHYRPPSKPQSWGQETQAWSGIDGRIKTDLNPVTFSMLGLNTTDPISNTMELQWARRPDVDVDNEWSGFNGMAPADPSSDWSAPEVPWENYEEPPVVVTPAPPVKEQPVPNKVLEDEKDTDDPSDGAAKSKKKRKKKKKTKEEAAAEAQMVSTVPLVNTTPKPQEPPVPPTKKQNPSISTSQKKSEQTAEPPKHSQKKKAQRET, from the exons atggCTGGGGACCTGCAGGGTTTTGCGCTGGAAAAAGCCGAGCTGCTCTCCATCCGTTTGAAGGAGCTCCTGTCTTTGGGACAAGGATATGTTCGGGCTCAGTTCGGGGTGGATTTGGGTCTGAAACCTGATGTGTACCCGACGTGGGTCGTCCTGTCCACGGCCGCGGCGGGTCTGCTGTtgctcctgtgtctgtcctggGCCGCTGTCTGTGGCGGTGCGTTTGTCGGGAAAAAGCGAGGCTCCCCGGTCGCTCAAGGCAACGGTGAGCCTGGCAAGGCCAGTTTTGCCAAAGCTGCCAAACCAGAAGAACAGAAAAAGAGGAACAAAAAGAAAGCGACTGAAAAG AACACTCAATCCAATGGACAACCCGTGGCCGTTGCTCAGGAGGAAGTCAAAGTGACGGAAGTAGTTTCCAAACTTGCCCAGCAGATTAAAACCGAGAAG GTGCATGAGGGACAGGCCCCATTGCAGatgaaaaagaacaagaaaaaaacCAAGACAGATGTGAAACCAGTCCAACATGTGTTTACAAATGATGGGAAGGAACCTGATGATG GTGCATGGGAGACCAAAGTCAGTAACCGAGAGAAGAGACAGCAACGCAGGAAGGACAAGGGCCCCGAGGACTCTGGTGGCCCTGGAGGGGTGGAGACTCCCAAGAGCAACGTGGAGGCACCTGTGGCCACAGCACCTGTCAACATGAAGAAGAACAGAGGAAATCAGG AGTCCCTGCATTCAAGAACTACTGGAAAGGGGGAGACAGCCACTGGAGCTG TGTCCTCCAGGTGGAGAGAGGAGCCATCCGTTAATGGTGGAGGTTGGACCCATGTCAACTTGCCTGTGAAGATCCCACGTCAGATGGGTTCCATGGAGGGGACCAAGTGGAGTGCCATCTCCACGGCTACACATTACAGGCCCCCCTCTAAGCCTCAGTCTTGGGGACAGGAAACACAAG CATGGAGTGGCATTGATGGCCGGATAAAGACTGACCTCAACCCAGTGACCTTCTCCATGCTGGGACTGAACACCACAG ACCCAATATCAAATACAATGGAGCTTCAGTGGGCGAGGCGGCctgatgttgatgttgataACGAATGGTCCGGATTCA ATGGGATGGCACCAGCAGACCCTAGCTCTGACTGGAGTGCTCCTGAAGTGCCATGGGAAAACTACGAAGAGCCCCCTGTGGTGGTGACACCAGCACCTCCAGTGAAGGAACAGCCTGTCCCCAACAAG GTATTAGAGGATGAGAAGGACACTGACGACCCCTCCGATGGAGCAGCCAAAtccaaaaagaagaggaaaaagaagaagaaaacaaaagaggagGCTGCAGCTGAGGCTCAG ATGGTGAGCACAGTGCCACTGGTCAATACAACACCTAAACCCCAAGAGCCTCCTGTGCCGCCCACCAAAAAGCAGAATCCCAGCATATCAACCTCTCAGA AGAAGTCTGAGCAGACTGCGGAGCCTCCGAAGCACTCCCAGAAGAAAAAGGCCCAAAGGGAAACATGA
- the rrm2b gene encoding ribonucleoside-diphosphate reductase subunit M2 B, translated as MDLMNICRQPDRLKESNGLKDKDPDWQNGSETEEEPLLRENPRRFVVFPIQYPDIWKMYKQAQASFWTVEEVDLSKDLAHWDRLKPEEKHFISHVLAFFAASDGIVNENLVQRFCQEVQVPEARSFYSFQILIESVHSEMYSMLINTYIRDLKERDYLFNAIQTMPCVKRKADWAIQWINDSKSTFGERIVAFAAVEGIFFSGSFAAIYWLKKRGLMPGLTYSNELISRDEGLHCTFACLLYSYLVKKPSEDRVKDIITKAVSIEQEFLTEALPVDLIGINSCLMKQYIEFVADRLLSDLGLAKVYQAENPFDFMESISLEGKTNFFEKRVAEYQRFGVMSSTMDYEFTLDADF; from the exons ATGGATTTAATGAATATATGTCGGCAGCCTGATCGTCTTAAAGAGTCG AATGGCCTCAAGGATAAAGACCCAGACTGGCAAAATGGTTCAGAAACAGAGGAAGAACCTTTGCTTCGAGAAAACCCCAGGCGGTTTGTCGTCTTTCCCATCCAGTACCCCGACATCTGGAAGATGTACAAGCAGGCACAAGCCTCTTTCTGGACCGTAGAGGAG GTTGATCTATCCAAAGATTTGGCACACTGGGACCGCTTAAAGCCTGAGGAGAAACACTTCATCTCACATGTCCTAGCCTTCTTTGCTGCAAGTGACGGCATCGTCAATGAGAACCTG GTGCAGAGGTTCTGCCAGGAGGTGCAGGTCCCTGAAGCACGCTCCTTCTACAGCTTCCAGATCCTCATAGAGAGTGTTCATTCAGAGATGTACAGCATGCTCATCAACACCTACATCAGGGACCTGAAGGAGAG GGACTACTTATTTAATGCCATTCAGACCATGCCTTGTGTCAAAAGAAAAGCAGACTGGGCCATCCAGTGGATAAATGACAGCAAATCCACATTTG GGGAGCGCATTGTGGCTTTTGCAGCAGTGGAGGGCATCTTCTTCTCTGGCTCGTTCGCAGCCATCTATTGGCTCAAGAAGAGAGGACTAATGCCTGGCCTCACGTACTCCAATGAGCTGATTAGCAGGGATGAG GGCCTGCACTGTACCTTCGCCTGCCTGCTGTACAGCTACCTGGTGAAGAAACCATCAGAGGACCGGGTCAAGGACATCATCACCAAAGCTGTTAGCATTGAGCAG GAGTTTTTGACAGAGGCCTTACCAGTGGATCTCATTGGAATCAACAGTTGTCTGATGAAGCAGTACATTGAGTTTGTGGCTGACCGGCTTCTCTCTGACCTCGGACTGGCCAAG GTATACCAAGCTGAAAATCCCTTTGACTTCATGGAGTCCATTTCACTCGAGGGGAAAACCAACTTCTTTGAAAAACGAGTCGCAGAGTACCAGAGATTCGGGGTTATGTCAAGTACGATGGACTATGAATTCACTCTGGATGCAGACTTCTGA
- the LOC117263362 gene encoding nuclear transport factor 2-like → MACEKEIWQKIGEGFVQEYYNQFDNTNRTALGNLYSPEACLTWEGSPFQGRDAITSKLASLPFKRIKHIITEQDCQPTVDGCILIMVFGQLQADEDQPMAFHQVFMLKSVNCSWACTNDVFRLGVHNIPV, encoded by the exons ATGGCTTGCGAGAAAGAAATATGGCAGAAGATTGGAGAAGGCTTTGTCCAAGAATATTACAACCAGTTTGACAATACCAACAGGACAGCACTGGGTAACCTCTAT tCTCCTGAGGCCTGTTTGACATGGGAAGGATCCCCTTTTCAGGGGAGAGACGCGATCACTAGCAAATTAGCA AGTTTGCCTTTCAAGCGAATTAAGCACATCATCACAGAACAAGACTGCCAGCCCACGGTAGATGGTTGTATCCTCATCATGGTGTTTGGGCAGTTACAG GCAGATGAAGATCAACCGATGGCCTTTCACCAAGTGTTTATGCTGAAGTCCGTAAACTGCTCGTGGGCCTGCACAAACGACGTGTTCCGGTTGGGGGTACACAACATACCAGTGTAG
- the laptm4b gene encoding lysosomal-associated transmembrane protein 4B: MISPWDRWYSTSCCLCCHVRTGTIILGIWYMLINAVVLLILLSALNDPVQYRYHLTSSELGTDIDVMDDANICIATAISLLMILICGMATYGAYKQHAAWIIPFFCYQIFDFALNTLVAISVVVYPNTVQDYLQQLPGTFPYKEDIMSTNNMCLVFAVLLFIGCILSFKAYLIGCVWNCYRYVSGRGTTEVLVYVTTNDTTVLLPPYEEAIAIPPKEPPPQYMEA; the protein is encoded by the exons ATGATTTCGCCGTGGGACCGGTGGTACTCGACGagctgctgcctctgctgccaTGTACGGACGGGCACCATTATCCTGGGAATATGGTACATG CTGATCAATGCGGTGGTCCTACTCATCTTGTTGTCGGCTCTCAATGACCCAGTTCAATACCGCTACCACCTTACCAGCTCTGAGCTGGGAACCGACATAGATGTCATGGACGATGCAA ATATCTGCATAGCCACTGCAATATCCCTGCTTATGATTCTTATATGTGGCATGGCGACATATGGTGCTTACAAG CAACACGCTGCATGGATCATTCCATTCTTCTGCTACCAAATCTTCGACTTTGCCCTTAACACGCTGGTAGCCATAAGTGTGGTTGTTTATCCCAACACGGTGCAGGACTACCTCCAGCAGCTG CCGGGGACATTCCCTTACAAAGAGGACATCATGTCCACCAACAATATGTGCCTAGTTTTTGCAGTCCTCCTCTTCATTGGCTGCATCCTCTCCTTCAAG GCCTACCTGATTGGCTGTGTGTGGAACTGCTACAGATATGTGAGCGGCAGGGGCACCACAGAGGTCCTGGTTTATGTCACCACCAATGACACCACG GTTCTGCTGCCCCCCTACGAGGAGGCTATTGCCATACCACCGAAGGAGCCCCCTCCCCAGTATATGGAGGCATGA